One Pempheris klunzingeri isolate RE-2024b chromosome 22, fPemKlu1.hap1, whole genome shotgun sequence DNA segment encodes these proteins:
- the cdkn1d gene encoding cyclin-dependent kinase inhibitor 1D isoform X1 has translation MITGDMAMASPSTSTAGAAMASNTELSRLGGIEALKLKVGPVRRNLFGPVDHQQLQQDFQRLLRLSVEVANKRWNFDFQSEAPGEGSNVEWEELRCQDVPMFYRSCTVKPVASPLGKRRISTSSGEGSPGSSSSSSSGEEYLEVTTRGCYRLKWQGKRRQSAITDFFRVKKRKLHYHKESSRQ, from the exons ATGATAACAGG GGACATGGCGATGGCTTCTCCATCAACATCAACAGCAGGAGCAGCGATGGCATCTAACACAGAGCTCTCACGCCTGGGGGGCATCGAGGCCTTGAAATTGAAGGTGGGGCCGGTGAGGAGGAACCTCTTCGGGCCCGTGGaccaccagcagctgcagcaggacttCCAGAGGCTGCTCCGCTTGAGCGTGGAGGTGGCCAACAAGCGCTGGAACTTCGATTTTCAGAGCGAAGCGCCGGGGGAGGGCTCTAACGTCGAGTGGGAGGAGCTCAGGTGCCAGGACGTGCCGATGTTTTACCGCAGCTGCACGGTTAAGCCAGTGGCAAGTCCTCTGGGCAAAAGGCGGATATCGACTTCGTCGGGCGAGGGCTCCCCGGGGTCCAGCAGCTCGTCCTCGTCTGGGGAGGAGTACCTGGAGGTGACCACCAGGGGGTGCTACCGGCTCAAATGGCAAGGAAAACGTAGACAGTCTGCCATCACAG ATTTCTTCagagtgaagaagaggaagctcCATTATCACAAAGAGTCTTCTCGGCAGTAA
- the cdkn1d gene encoding cyclin-dependent kinase inhibitor 1D isoform X2 translates to MAMASPSTSTAGAAMASNTELSRLGGIEALKLKVGPVRRNLFGPVDHQQLQQDFQRLLRLSVEVANKRWNFDFQSEAPGEGSNVEWEELRCQDVPMFYRSCTVKPVASPLGKRRISTSSGEGSPGSSSSSSSGEEYLEVTTRGCYRLKWQGKRRQSAITDFFRVKKRKLHYHKESSRQ, encoded by the exons ATGGCGATGGCTTCTCCATCAACATCAACAGCAGGAGCAGCGATGGCATCTAACACAGAGCTCTCACGCCTGGGGGGCATCGAGGCCTTGAAATTGAAGGTGGGGCCGGTGAGGAGGAACCTCTTCGGGCCCGTGGaccaccagcagctgcagcaggacttCCAGAGGCTGCTCCGCTTGAGCGTGGAGGTGGCCAACAAGCGCTGGAACTTCGATTTTCAGAGCGAAGCGCCGGGGGAGGGCTCTAACGTCGAGTGGGAGGAGCTCAGGTGCCAGGACGTGCCGATGTTTTACCGCAGCTGCACGGTTAAGCCAGTGGCAAGTCCTCTGGGCAAAAGGCGGATATCGACTTCGTCGGGCGAGGGCTCCCCGGGGTCCAGCAGCTCGTCCTCGTCTGGGGAGGAGTACCTGGAGGTGACCACCAGGGGGTGCTACCGGCTCAAATGGCAAGGAAAACGTAGACAGTCTGCCATCACAG ATTTCTTCagagtgaagaagaggaagctcCATTATCACAAAGAGTCTTCTCGGCAGTAA